The Parolsenella catena region GCGCGAGGCCTCGTACAGCAGCAGCTCGCACTCGTCGGACATCTCGGCGTTTGCGGGGTCGAGCAGAAGGCCGCGGATCTTCTCGGAGATGGACGTGCCGCCCGGCTCGCGAAGGGAGACGACCTCAAAGCCGGACTCACGCAGGCGACAGACGAGCATCGCCGCCTGCGTCGACTTGCCCGAGCCGTCCACACCCTCGAGCGTTATGAACGCGCCGCGGTCGCTAGGCATGAAGCATCGCCCTCCTGGCGGCGACGATCTGGTCGATGACCGCAAGGACGCCGCGCTCCTCGTTGCTGGGCGCAACGTAGTCCGCATGGGCGCGCATCTCAGGGACGGCGTTGGCCATCATGTAGCCAAAGCCCACGGTCTCGAGCATGTCGGCATCGTTGGGGGCATCGCCGAAGGCGGCCATGTCAGCCGTGTCGATGCCCGTGATGTCCGAGACACGCCGAAGGGCGGCACCCTTGCTCACGCCCTCGGGCACGATGTCGACCCACATGACGCCGCCGCAGCAGTACTGGAAGTTGCCGCCGATGCGATCGCGGTATGCGCCGATCTGGTCGAGGGCGTCGTTGTTGGGAAACATCACCGTGAACTTGTTGGCGGGCACGTCAACCTGCGTGAGGTCATCGACGAACTCGCACTTTGTGTAGAACGTCCTGATGAAGTCCTCGTAGGGCTTGGCCTTCGCGTCCACGTAGCAGCCATCGAGTCCGCAGATGAAGCCGTAGTCGCCCATCTCGGACGTTATGCGCGCCATGCGGCGGTAGTCCTCGACCGGCATGTCGGCCTTGAAGATGACCTTGCCGTGGTCCACGACGAGGCCGCCGTTGTCGGCGACGACCATGAGCTCGTCGAGCAGGGCGCCAAAGTTGTCGTGCAGCGTGTACAGCGGCCTGCCGCTCGCAACGGCAAACTCCGCGCCAAGACCCTCGAGCGCAGCGATCCTTTGCTCCACACCCTCGGGAAGCGTGCTGTCATCGAGCAGCAGCGAGCCGTCGAGGTCGGTCACGGCAAGCCGCACGCGACCGAGGTCTGCCGGTTGCGGGCTCACCTCAAACATGTTCGGTCCTCTCCTACTCGCCGGCCTCGCTCGAGTTCTTCTTCGAGCTCGAGCGCTTGGCAGTCGTCTTCTTGGCCGCAGACTTCTTGGCAGTGGCCTTCTTCGTGGCGGCCTTCTTGGCGCCCGAGGCCTTGCCCGCGGCGGCGCGCCCACGAGCGGGCGTCTTGCGCTCGTTGGTGGGGCAGTCCATGTTCACGCACTTCTTCCACGGGCCGCGGGCCGTCTCCACGATAATCATGGGGGCGCCGCACTCGGGGCACGTCTCGTCGGTGGCCGTGAGCTTGCCGCGCGCGGGCAGCGGATAGCTCACGCCGCACTCGTCGTAGTTCGTGCAGCGGATGAAGCGCTTGCCGGAGCGCTCGGACTTGTGGGCGATGAGGTCACCGTGGCGGCCAGCCTCGGCGCAGACCTTGCACTCGCCCACCTTGAGGTCGGGCTCGTAGTTGGTGGGACACTTGGGGTTCACGCAGATCTCGTAGGCCTTGGCGCGGAACGGCTTGCACTTGATGCGTGGGGCGCCGCACTCGGGGCACACGCCCGCCTCGCCCTCGATGGCCTCGTAGCGCACGCCGCTCGGGAGCGGGTAGGTGACGTCGCAGTCGGGCCAGCCCATGCATCCCACGAAGCTGCCGCGGGTCTTGGCGCTCGACTTCACGACGAGGTCGCGGCCGCACTTGGGGCAGGTGCCCACGCGGGCGTCCGCCGTGACGGCGTCGGCGATGGCCTCACCCAGGTCGTCCTTGTGCTCGATGAGCGCGTCGAGCATGCCGGCGAGCAGCGCGCGGGAGTGGTGGACCACCTGGTCCTGCGTATCGGTGCCCTCGGCGACCTTCGTCATGTCCTGCTCGAGCTCGCTCGTCATGTCCGGCGTCGTGATGCGCGGCGCATACGTGTGCAGGGCGTCGATGATGGCCATGCCGAGCTGGCTGGGCTCAACGGGATCGTTCTTGAGGTACTTCACGGTGTAGAGACGCTCGATGATGCTCGCGCGCGTGGACTTCGTGCCCAGGCCTCGCTTCTCCATCTCCTGGATGAGCTTGCCCTGGCTGTAGCGAGCGGGCGGCTCGGTCTGCTTCGCGTCAAGCGAGAGGTCGCGAACGTCCACGACGTCACCCTCGGCAAGGGCCGGGAGCTGCTCGTCTCGCTTGAGGCCAAACGGGTAGATGGCGCGGAACCCCGGCACCTTGAGCACGTCACCGGAGGCCACGAACGGCTCGCCGGCAACGTCGATGGCGAGCTTCGTCCCCTCGATGGTCGCGGGGTCGGAGAGCGTGGCGAGGAAGCGCCGCGCGATGAGGTTGTAGAGTTTCCACTCGGCGGGCTGGAGCTTTGAGGGGTCGCCCACGCCCGTGGGATAGATGGGCGGGTGGTCCGTGTCGAACTGCTTGCCGCGCGTTGCGTGGAGCTCCGGCTCGGCCGTGAGCTTGGCCACGTAGGGCGCGTACTGCGGCACGCCCGCGAGCATCTTGGCCGTGGCGCGCAGGTCAAGCGAGGGCGGGTAGACCGTGTTGTCCACGCGCGGATAGGAGATGAGGCCGTCCATGTAGAGGCTCTCGGCCAGACGCATCGTGCGCGCGGGCGAGAGGCCCTCGGCGGCCGCGGCGGCCTGCAGGCTCGTCGTGTTGAACGGCGCGGGCGGACGCTGCGTGCGCGAGCGCTTCGTCACGGCCGTCACGGTGCCACTCGTCGCGTTCTCCACGTGGGAGTACGCGGCATTGGCCTCCTCCTCGACCGAGAAGCGTCCCTTTGCGTGCGAGATCTTGAACGAGGCGTCATCATCGGCGCCCTGCTCGCAGGCTCGGCCGCCAATGACCCAGTAGTCCTGCGGCACGAACGCCATGCGCTCGCGCTCGCGCTCCACGACGAGGGCGAGCGTGGGCGTCTGCACGCGTCCGGCGCTGCGCACGTTGCCAAAGCCGCCAAAGCGCGCCATCGTGAGGTAGCGCGTCAGCGCCGCGCCCCAGATGAGGTCGATGTACTGGCGGCTCTCGCCGGCGTCGGCAAGGTTCTGGTCAAGCTCGACGAGGTTCGCGAACGCATGCTCGATCTCGCCGCGGGTGTAGGCGGAGTAGCGCGCGCGAGAGACGGGCACGTCCGGGTTCACCTCGAGCACCTGAGCCAGGGCGTCCGAGCCGATGAGCTCGCCCTCGCGGTCGAAGTCCGTGCCGATAACGACGGAGTCGGCCTTCTTGGCGAGGTTCTTGAGCGAGCGGATGATGCCCTTCTCGGCGGGGAGCTTCTCGACGGGCGCCCACACGAGGTAGGGAAGGCTCGGGACCTTCCAGCCCTTGATGTCGACGCCGTCCTCGAGGAACGGCTTCTTCTTCTTGAACGGCGGACGGGGCAGGCCGTCCGGCACGTCGGCCGGAAGGACCTCCCCCTCCGAGGAGATGGCGAACCATCCCTGCTTGTCCGTGAACTTGAGTTCCGTCGGGAAGTCGGGTGCCAGGATGTGGCCGCGCAGGCCGATGGTCACCCACTCCTCCCCCTCTCGCGTGAAGCGGTAGACGGGGGTGTCGTAGACCTTGTCCTTCTTGGGCTTACCAGCCTCAGAGAGCAGGGCCGCGATCTTCTCGGCGGCGTCGTTCTTCTCGGTGATGACGAGCTTCATGGGTTATTCCTCGTTGAACTTGTGCTCCTGGTACTCGTCGCGCGTCCACTTGAGCGACTCCTTGCCGTCTCGGGCGATGAGCACGCGGCGAGCGACGAACAGGGAGGCCTCATACAGGACGATGACTGCGGCGAACATGAGGAACATCGTGATGGGACTCGCGTCGGGCGTCACGACGGCGCTCGCGGCGAGCATGCCCACGTAGATGAAGCGCCACTGCTCGCGCATCGTCTTGTAGGGCACGAGGTGGAACACGAGCAGGTAGAAGATGATGAGCGGCAGCTCGAACGCGGCGCCAAAGCCCAGCTCGAGCAGCGTGATGATGTTGATGTAGTCCTCGGCGTTGGCAAACACGGCCGCGAAGTCGGAGGTCTGCTCGAGCATCCAGCCAAACGTGGCCTGTAGGATGATGAAGTAGCAGAACAGCATGCCAAAGAAGAACAGGAACACGAGGGCGGCCACCGTGGGCGCCACCCACCTCTGCTCGCTTGGCTTGAGCGCCGGCATGAAGAAGCCCAGCACCTGGAAGATGATGATGGGACAGCACACGATGACGGCAAAGAACGCCGAGACCTTGAAGCGCAGCGTGAAGCCGCCGAGCGCCGTGGTAACGTAGAGCTTGCCGCCGTCAGGCATGAACTGGCGGATCGGGTCGATGAGGATCTGGATGAGCGCCGGCGACGCCATGTAGATGACGAGCGTCGTCACGAGGACGCACATGACGATGATGGTGAGGCGACGCCTCAGCTCGCTCAGGTGATCGAGCAGCGGCATTCTTGCGGGTCCGACGGGCATTACGCGTCCTCCTCGTCATCGTCATCTTCGTCATCGAGGCCGTACAGGGCGGCCACGGAGGTGGGGGCAGGCTCGGGATCGGCCTCGGGCTCAGGGGTGGCCTGGGGCTCGGCGCCGGCGTCCTCGTCCGAGTCCGGGTCGGCGGCAGGCTGAGCGCCCTGCTCGGCGTCCTTGCCCTTCTCGGCCGCGGCCTTCTCGGCGGCGAGGCGGGCACGGCGCTCGGCGAACGTCTCGGCGGGCTTGGCGGCGGCCACCTCCTCCTCCGTGAGGTCGGCGTCCTCCTCCTGGGCCTTGGCCGCGGCCTTGCCGGCGGAGGTGTCCGCGGCATTCTGGATGGGGTCGATGATCTCTGACTGAACGACCTTGGTCACGCCCTCGGACGCCGTGCGGAACTGGCGCAGCGCACGGCCGATGGTGCGCCCCATGCCCGGGAGCTTGTCCGGGCCAAACAGCAGGAACGCGAACAGGATGATGAGTACGAGCTCTTGGTCTCCGATGCCGAACACGTATGCCTCCTACGGCGTCGCGCGCCCGGCACATGTGCCAGGCGCGACGGTTTTCTAGTCGCTGATGTTGAGCTGTCCCTCGACGCCCAGAAGGCCAAGCACGCGCCTCACGTTGGGCTGGGGGTTGGTCACGGCAAACGTCACGCCGGCGTCTGCGCTGCGCGTGGCGGCACCCACAAGCACGCCGATGCCCGTCGAGTCGATGTAGGCCACTTGGGCCAGGTCGACGGAAATGCCGGCAGGCGTCTGGCCGAGGACGGCGTCGAGCGCCTCGCGGAGCTCGTTGGCGTTCGAGACGTCAACCTCACCCGTAACGGTCACGGTGGACGCGCCGGCATCGGTGGTCGTCTTGATGGAAAGGTCCATGTCCTCTCCCTTCCCTTACTCGGCGTCCGCGGTGGTGTCCGTGGCAGCGTCCGAGCTTGTGATGGACTGGAGCTTCGAGGTGACGAAGCTCTTCATGCCGCACGTGTCGTCCGGGTCGACCTCGAGCGCCTTGTTGTAGGCGTCCGTGGCCTTGTCCGTCTCGCCGGCATCCTCGTAGATCATGCCAAGGTTGGCCCAGGCGGGGGCGTAGTCCGCCGTGCCCGCGCAGAACTGCTCGAGCGCCGCGATGGCACCGTCGGTGTCACCAAGGTAGTACTGGCACAGGGCGCGGTTCACGTGCGCCGCTTTGGCGTCATTGCTCGCAAGGTAGGTGTCGTAGTAGCCCTCGGCCTTCTGGAGAAGGTCGGTCACGTGGGCCTGCTCGTCATCGGTGCTCGCATAGTTGCGGGCCATGTCGCCCCAGGTGAGGTAGGTGTTCGCGAGGTTGATGAGCGACGCGGCGTCATCGGGGTTTGCCTCGAGCTTGCTCTCGAGCGAGCTGGCCGTGGCGGAGTAGCGGCTGTCGAGCTGGTCCATGTAGGAGCTCGTCGTGGCGGCAGCCGAATCGGAGGAGGCGACATCGGAGCCGTCCGCCGAGCTCGAGGAGGCCTTCATGCCCGAGACGATCGCGGACAGGGACGGCAGCAGGATGGAGCCCACCATGATGATGGAGACGAGGACGACGGCCACCAGCACGAGCGGCCTGCGCGACGCAGGGTTGACCGTGCGCTCGGACTGCTCGTCCGCGCCCATTTCCTTGTCGCTCTTCTTGGCCTTGGATGCCATGCCGTGACCTTCCTGCCCGCCGATTCGGACGCCGTTACCTATAAGTATGTCCCCGCGTCAACCCTAGGGCCAAGTTGGACACATGGCGGACATTCTACCCCAAGCCACCAAATAACCATCCGCAGGACAGGGAGGGACGGGCCCTCCGGCTCGCCAGACGCCAGAGGGCCCGTCCATGCAGTCGCGCCTTTGACCCACCTGCCGGCAGCGTGGCAGGGACACGTCGCCTTCGTCACGCCCTCTTCGCGCGGGCGAGACGAGCCGAGACGAGCCGCACGCAGGCGACGAACACGTCGAGCGCGGCGGAGAGGTCGTCGAGCGTGGGATAGGACGGCGCGATGCGAATGTTCGTGTCACGCGGGTCACAGCCATACGGCCACGTGGCGCCGGCGCCCGTCATCTTGACGCCAAGCTCGGCGGCAAGCGACACGATGGCCTTCGCCGAGCCCTCCGGCCCGTCGAACGAGACAAAGTAGCCACCCTTGGGGTGAGACCACGTGGCACATCCCAGCTCGCCGAGACCCTCGGTGAGCTTCCTCTCCACGAGCTCGAAGCGCGGGCGCAGCACGCGGGCCTGCTCGGCCATGTGCGCGCGCACCGCGGCGGCGTTGGGCAGCCAGCGGGCATGGGCGAGCTGCGTGATCTTGTCGCAGCAGACGCGCTCGATGCCAAACCAGGCACGCAGGTCATCGGCGTCTGCCGCGCTTGCGGCCACGGCGGCGATGCCGCTGCCCGGGAACGTCACCTTGCTCGTGGAGGCGAACTCGTAGACGAGGTCGTCGTTGCCCGCCTCGGCCACGGCGCCAAAGACCTCCAGCAGCTCGTCGGGCGTGTCGGTGAGGTCGTGGACGACATAGGCGTTGTCCCAGAAGATGCGGAAGTCGGGCGCCGCGGGCTTGAGCGCGGCCATGCGGCGCACGGTCTCGTCAGAGTAGGTGATGCCCGTGGGGTTGGAGTACTTGGGCACGCACCAGATGCCCTTGACGGCCGGGTCGCCCTCGACGAGGCGGCGGACCTCGTCCATGTCGGGGCCGTCCGGGCCCATGGCAACGGGAACGTTCTCGAAGCCGGCGTTGGCCGAGACCGCAAAGTGACGGTCATAGCCGGGGCTGGGGCACAGGAACTTGAGCGGGCCACGCTGCGCCTGCAGCACCTGGGGCTCACAGCCGCGCACGCCCTTGACCCAGCCGTGCAGCACGACGTCGCTCATGATGTTCAGGCTCGACGATCCCCCGAGAACCACGTTGGCGACGTCCACGTCAAGGATGTCCGCCATGAGGGCGCGGGCCGAGGGCAGGCCGTCGGGACAGCCGTAGTTGGCCGCGTCAACACCGCCGTCCGTGAGGTCCGAGGTCGACGCGAGGGCGTCGAGCATCGGGCGGGAGAGGTCAACCTGCTCGGGAGAGGGCTTGCCCCTCGCCATGTCCAGCGACAGGCCCTTGGCCCTGAGCCTCTCGACATCGGCCTCGAGCTGCGCGATCGCAGCGTCAAGCTCCTCGGTGGTCATGCTCTCGTAGGCGTTTGCCATGTTCGTCTCCATCCACCTGGATTCACGCGCGAGCGCGCCCGTCTCAGATGAGTATATGCGTTACCATTGGCCGCATGGAAAAGCCGCCCTACATTCCCAACTCAGACGAGTACGGAGAGCTCCAGCGCTTCGTAGAGGCGCTGTATGCCTCCGAGACGCTCGTGGACAACCTTGACGTGCAGGTCATGGCGCAGACGTTCGACCTGCCCGAGGATCTCATCGAGATCGTCTCCATGCTGCCGAGCGGCCTGTACGAGCGCGCCCGCATCGCGGACCAGCTCAACTCCGCGCTTGCCGCCCACGGCTGGACGCAGCGCTTCGGCACGGTCGAGTAGCTCCCGCCCATCGCCATCGCCCACAAAAAAGCGGGCGCCCGCAGAGACGAGCGCCCACCAAGGGCCTTATGCTTCCGAAGCTCCGTCCACGTGCTTGGACCCGTGCGTTGCCGCGAGGATGAACACGCTGCCCACGATGGCACTCGCCACCGAGCACGCGAGGATGGCGCACTTGGCAGCCAGCACCTCGCTCTCGACGCTGAACGCGAGGCCCGCGATGAGGATGGACATCGTGAAGCCCAGGCCGCCCATGAGGCCCACGCCGATGATCTGCCTCCAGTCAACGCCGCGCGGCAGCTTGGCAAAGCCGATCTTCACGAGCACGAACGTCACGCCGATGATGCCGATGGGCTTGCCGAGAAACGCACCCAAGAACACGCCGCGCGTCACCGGGTCGGCGACGATGGCCGCGGGGTCGGCCCCCACGAGGCAGACCTGCGCGTTCACGAAGGCGAACAGCGGCAGGATGAGGAAGTTCACGAGCACCGAGATGGCATGCTCCACGCGCTGCAGCGGCGGGGTCACGCGGTGCATGACGCGCTCGACGCCCTCGGCCACCACCGTGAAGTCGTGCTGGCCGAGCACGTGGGACCCCTCGTCATAGGCGTCGTCAAGCACGACGGCCTTGTCGCCCAGCCATCCGCGCAGCGAGTCAAGCTGGATGTCGGAGCGGGCCGGCAGGAACAGCGCAAGGATGACGCCGGCGAGCGTGGCGTGGATGCCGGAGTTGAACATGCACACCCACAGCACGAGGCCCGCCGCGATGTACCAGCGCGATGAGTAGCAGTGGCAGCGGTGCAGCGCCGTGAGCACCACGACGCAACCCAGCGAGGCGGCGAGCCACGGGACGGACGGCGTCTGGCCGTAGAACACCGCGATCACGATGATGGCGAGGATGTCGTCGGCGATGGCCAGCGTGGAGAAGAACACCTTCGTGGCGGGCGCCACGCGGTCGCCGAGCAGCGACATGATGCCGAGCGCGAAGGCGATGTCGGTTGCCATGGGAACGGCCCAGCCGTGCGGGGCGCCGTTCGCACCGAGATTCAGCAGCATGTAGATGATGGAGGGGACCGCGACGCCGCCCACGGCCGCGAGCATGGGCAGCGCGGCCTGGCGCGGGCGCCTCAGCTGGCCCACCGTCATCTCGTACTTGAGCTCGATGCCCACGAGCAGAAAGAAGATGGCCATGAGGAAGTCGTTCACGAACTGCTCGAGCGTGAGCGTCGCAGACCACGAGCCGATGCCGAGCGTCACGCCGGTCTCGAAGAAGTGATGGACCGCCTCGTAGGCGGGCGTGTTGGCCACGATGACGGCGAGGATGGCCGCGAGCACCATCACGGCCGCCGCGATCGTTCCGTTCGAGGTGATCTCATGGATCGAGTCGCGCTTCTCGATGCGACGCGCAACCGCATCGATGCCGATGATCTCCTCGTCGATGATGGACTCAGGGGTCTGGGTCATGTCGCTCCGTTCTGGGCTTGTCGCCCATCCTTGCGCGGGGAACCTGGCCCCGCGTCTCAGAAGGGCCGCCAGCGCTCGTGCGCGCCGGCGGCCCCGTTGCTTGCTACAGAATGTATACCCTGGCGAGATTGCCGGGCGAAGGTGTTACGCAGCGGATACGCAAATCATCCGTAACTCGCGAGGCGGACGCTACTCCGCGGCGGCCAGGATCGGCGCGGCGACCTGCTTCTTGCGGGAGAGGACGCCGGGCATCCACACGCCGTCGTGCTCGTCGGCGATGCCGAGGCCCTTCTGGGCAAGCTCGGTGTCGCCCTCGAACAGGACCTGGGAGCCCTCCTCCATGATGTCGGTGACGCACAGGACGATGCCGTCGGCGCCCTTGTCGGCGGCGTAGGCGCGCATGGCCTCGCGGATCTCGTCGATCATGCCGAGGGCGCGGGTCTTGTCGACCGTCTCGTACTGGCCGATGAGCAGCTTGTTGCCGGCGGGCTCGAACATCTTGATGTCGTTGCCCACCATCTCGGCGGCCGTGAAGGAGCCGGACGGGCGGCTGAGGAAGACCTCCATGCCGAACTTGACGGGGTCGACGCCCACCTGCTGGCCAAGCTTGGCGGCCATGGCACGGTCGACGTCGGTGGTCGTGGGGCTCTTGAGCATGAGCGTGTCGGTCATCATTGCAGAGAGCAGCAGCTTCGCCTGGACGTCGGTAGGCTGCTGGCCGAGGACCTCGAACAGCTTGGCGACGATGGTGCAGCTGGAGCCCCAGGGCAGGCAGATGTAGTGCAGCGGGGCGGCCGTCTCGAAGTCACCGATGCGGTGGTGGTCAACGACGCCGGCCACGACGGCGCCCTTGAGGCCCTCGACGGACTGCGCGGACTCGTTGTGGTCGGTCAGCACGACGAGCTGGCCCGCCTCGACGCTCTCGATTTGCTCGGGCTCGGCGACGCCGGCCTCGGCGAGGAGCTTGGCGGACTCGGCGGGCAGGGCGCCCAGGGCGCAGGCCTTGTACTCGTTGCCGTCGTAGTTCACCT contains the following coding sequences:
- a CDS encoding DNA topoisomerase I; the encoded protein is MKLVITEKNDAAEKIAALLSEAGKPKKDKVYDTPVYRFTREGEEWVTIGLRGHILAPDFPTELKFTDKQGWFAISSEGEVLPADVPDGLPRPPFKKKKPFLEDGVDIKGWKVPSLPYLVWAPVEKLPAEKGIIRSLKNLAKKADSVVIGTDFDREGELIGSDALAQVLEVNPDVPVSRARYSAYTRGEIEHAFANLVELDQNLADAGESRQYIDLIWGAALTRYLTMARFGGFGNVRSAGRVQTPTLALVVERERERMAFVPQDYWVIGGRACEQGADDDASFKISHAKGRFSVEEEANAAYSHVENATSGTVTAVTKRSRTQRPPAPFNTTSLQAAAAAEGLSPARTMRLAESLYMDGLISYPRVDNTVYPPSLDLRATAKMLAGVPQYAPYVAKLTAEPELHATRGKQFDTDHPPIYPTGVGDPSKLQPAEWKLYNLIARRFLATLSDPATIEGTKLAIDVAGEPFVASGDVLKVPGFRAIYPFGLKRDEQLPALAEGDVVDVRDLSLDAKQTEPPARYSQGKLIQEMEKRGLGTKSTRASIIERLYTVKYLKNDPVEPSQLGMAIIDALHTYAPRITTPDMTSELEQDMTKVAEGTDTQDQVVHHSRALLAGMLDALIEHKDDLGEAIADAVTADARVGTCPKCGRDLVVKSSAKTRGSFVGCMGWPDCDVTYPLPSGVRYEAIEGEAGVCPECGAPRIKCKPFRAKAYEICVNPKCPTNYEPDLKVGECKVCAEAGRHGDLIAHKSERSGKRFIRCTNYDECGVSYPLPARGKLTATDETCPECGAPMIIVETARGPWKKCVNMDCPTNERKTPARGRAAAGKASGAKKAATKKATAKKSAAKKTTAKRSSSKKNSSEAGE
- a CDS encoding aminotransferase class I/II-fold pyridoxal phosphate-dependent enzyme, which translates into the protein MANAYESMTTEELDAAIAQLEADVERLRAKGLSLDMARGKPSPEQVDLSRPMLDALASTSDLTDGGVDAANYGCPDGLPSARALMADILDVDVANVVLGGSSSLNIMSDVVLHGWVKGVRGCEPQVLQAQRGPLKFLCPSPGYDRHFAVSANAGFENVPVAMGPDGPDMDEVRRLVEGDPAVKGIWCVPKYSNPTGITYSDETVRRMAALKPAAPDFRIFWDNAYVVHDLTDTPDELLEVFGAVAEAGNDDLVYEFASTSKVTFPGSGIAAVAASAADADDLRAWFGIERVCCDKITQLAHARWLPNAAAVRAHMAEQARVLRPRFELVERKLTEGLGELGCATWSHPKGGYFVSFDGPEGSAKAIVSLAAELGVKMTGAGATWPYGCDPRDTNIRIAPSYPTLDDLSAALDVFVACVRLVSARLARAKRA
- a CDS encoding twin-arginine translocase TatA/TatE family subunit; translation: MFGIGDQELVLIILFAFLLFGPDKLPGMGRTIGRALRQFRTASEGVTKVVQSEIIDPIQNAADTSAGKAAAKAQEEDADLTEEEVAAAKPAETFAERRARLAAEKAAAEKGKDAEQGAQPAADPDSDEDAGAEPQATPEPEADPEPAPTSVAALYGLDDEDDDDEEDA
- a CDS encoding manganese-dependent inorganic pyrophosphatase translates to MSTVYVFGHKNPDNDAIMSAVVLSQLLNQVNYDGNEYKACALGALPAESAKLLAEAGVAEPEQIESVEAGQLVVLTDHNESAQSVEGLKGAVVAGVVDHHRIGDFETAAPLHYICLPWGSSCTIVAKLFEVLGQQPTDVQAKLLLSAMMTDTLMLKSPTTTDVDRAMAAKLGQQVGVDPVKFGMEVFLSRPSGSFTAAEMVGNDIKMFEPAGNKLLIGQYETVDKTRALGMIDEIREAMRAYAADKGADGIVLCVTDIMEEGSQVLFEGDTELAQKGLGIADEHDGVWMPGVLSRKKQVAAPILAAAE
- the nhaA gene encoding Na+/H+ antiporter NhaA, translating into MTQTPESIIDEEIIGIDAVARRIEKRDSIHEITSNGTIAAAVMVLAAILAVIVANTPAYEAVHHFFETGVTLGIGSWSATLTLEQFVNDFLMAIFFLLVGIELKYEMTVGQLRRPRQAALPMLAAVGGVAVPSIIYMLLNLGANGAPHGWAVPMATDIAFALGIMSLLGDRVAPATKVFFSTLAIADDILAIIVIAVFYGQTPSVPWLAASLGCVVVLTALHRCHCYSSRWYIAAGLVLWVCMFNSGIHATLAGVILALFLPARSDIQLDSLRGWLGDKAVVLDDAYDEGSHVLGQHDFTVVAEGVERVMHRVTPPLQRVEHAISVLVNFLILPLFAFVNAQVCLVGADPAAIVADPVTRGVFLGAFLGKPIGIIGVTFVLVKIGFAKLPRGVDWRQIIGVGLMGGLGFTMSILIAGLAFSVESEVLAAKCAILACSVASAIVGSVFILAATHGSKHVDGASEA
- the tatC gene encoding twin-arginine translocase subunit TatC, whose protein sequence is MPVGPARMPLLDHLSELRRRLTIIVMCVLVTTLVIYMASPALIQILIDPIRQFMPDGGKLYVTTALGGFTLRFKVSAFFAVIVCCPIIIFQVLGFFMPALKPSEQRWVAPTVAALVFLFFFGMLFCYFIILQATFGWMLEQTSDFAAVFANAEDYINIITLLELGFGAAFELPLIIFYLLVFHLVPYKTMREQWRFIYVGMLAASAVVTPDASPITMFLMFAAVIVLYEASLFVARRVLIARDGKESLKWTRDEYQEHKFNEE
- a CDS encoding STAS domain-containing protein — its product is MDLSIKTTTDAGASTVTVTGEVDVSNANELREALDAVLGQTPAGISVDLAQVAYIDSTGIGVLVGAATRSADAGVTFAVTNPQPNVRRVLGLLGVEGQLNISD
- a CDS encoding HAD-IIB family hydrolase; protein product: MFEVSPQPADLGRVRLAVTDLDGSLLLDDSTLPEGVEQRIAALEGLGAEFAVASGRPLYTLHDNFGALLDELMVVADNGGLVVDHGKVIFKADMPVEDYRRMARITSEMGDYGFICGLDGCYVDAKAKPYEDFIRTFYTKCEFVDDLTQVDVPANKFTVMFPNNDALDQIGAYRDRIGGNFQYCCGGVMWVDIVPEGVSKGAALRRVSDITGIDTADMAAFGDAPNDADMLETVGFGYMMANAVPEMRAHADYVAPSNEERGVLAVIDQIVAARRAMLHA
- a CDS encoding tetratricopeptide repeat protein produces the protein MASKAKKSDKEMGADEQSERTVNPASRRPLVLVAVVLVSIIMVGSILLPSLSAIVSGMKASSSSADGSDVASSDSAAATTSSYMDQLDSRYSATASSLESKLEANPDDAASLINLANTYLTWGDMARNYASTDDEQAHVTDLLQKAEGYYDTYLASNDAKAAHVNRALCQYYLGDTDGAIAALEQFCAGTADYAPAWANLGMIYEDAGETDKATDAYNKALEVDPDDTCGMKSFVTSKLQSITSSDAATDTTADAE